Proteins from a single region of Segatella copri:
- a CDS encoding sensor histidine kinase codes for MIWTDRIRQVKIFLVIAAVFIAVASLVVSHFLVRDLAEEERNRMAVWAEAMRTLNNADENTDLNLVLKVINENNSIPVIVMDSENHAQTFRNVDVEGKDYADSLAYASAIGQRLLKQGKNIKIELDDSTHDYIQVCYDESLMIRRLSAYPYIQLGVVMLFVVIAIFALLTSKRAEQNKVWVGLSKETAHQLGTPISSLMAWIEILKMNYPDDELIPEMNKDIQRLQLIADRFSKIGALPEPVPASLNEVMNHVIDYMDRRTSKKVKMVKEIPEQDVIVKMNASLFEWVIENLSKNAVDAMGVNGGQITLHVEETDDKAIIEVSDTGNGIRKKDLKNVFRPGFTTKKRGWGLGLSLAKRIVEEYHHGKIWVKSTEIGHGTTFRIELKKE; via the coding sequence ATGATTTGGACCGATAGAATACGACAGGTGAAGATTTTTCTGGTGATAGCAGCAGTGTTTATTGCTGTCGCCTCTCTTGTTGTGTCTCATTTTCTGGTTCGTGATCTAGCAGAAGAGGAACGCAACCGTATGGCGGTTTGGGCTGAAGCTATGCGTACGCTCAATAATGCTGATGAGAATACTGACTTGAACTTGGTATTGAAGGTTATCAATGAAAATAATTCCATTCCTGTTATCGTAATGGATTCTGAAAACCATGCTCAGACTTTTCGTAATGTTGATGTGGAAGGGAAAGATTATGCAGATTCCCTTGCTTATGCTTCTGCCATCGGTCAGCGGCTATTGAAACAAGGCAAGAATATTAAAATTGAACTAGATGATTCAACGCATGACTATATTCAGGTTTGCTATGATGAATCCCTCATGATACGACGTCTGTCAGCTTATCCTTATATTCAGTTGGGGGTAGTCATGCTCTTTGTGGTTATTGCCATCTTTGCTTTGCTTACTTCCAAAAGAGCGGAACAGAATAAGGTGTGGGTGGGGTTGTCTAAAGAAACTGCTCATCAGTTGGGTACTCCAATTTCCAGTCTGATGGCTTGGATTGAAATTCTGAAGATGAATTATCCGGATGACGAACTCATTCCTGAAATGAACAAGGATATCCAGCGTTTGCAACTGATAGCAGACCGTTTCTCAAAGATAGGTGCCCTGCCAGAGCCTGTTCCTGCAAGTTTGAACGAAGTGATGAATCATGTTATAGACTACATGGATCGTCGAACATCGAAGAAAGTTAAAATGGTGAAGGAAATACCTGAACAGGATGTTATCGTTAAGATGAATGCCTCTCTCTTTGAATGGGTGATAGAAAATCTGTCGAAGAATGCTGTTGATGCTATGGGAGTAAATGGTGGACAGATTACGCTCCATGTGGAAGAAACAGATGATAAAGCTATTATAGAAGTTTCAGATACAGGAAATGGTATAAGAAAAAAGGATTTGAAGAATGTATTCCGTCCCGGTTTTACTACCAAAAAGCGAGGCTGGGGCTTAGGTTTATCACTAGCTAAACGAATCGTAGAAGAATACCATCATGGTAAAATATGGGTGAAAAGTACAGAAATTGGGCATGGAACCACCTTTAGAATTGAGTTAAAGAAAGAATAA
- a CDS encoding YceD family protein, with the protein MCNIDSFKIDLKALPQGITEKEFKLTNEYFEAIDAPDVQRGELSSSLSVNRTDDFFELNFHTEGVVHIPCDICLDDMDQTIETNDRLVVKFGEEYSEDDDLVTVAENEGILDVAWFIYEFIELNIPIKHVHAPGKCNPAMIEKLNEHSAARSGEEEEKNVDPRWEALLKLKK; encoded by the coding sequence ATGTGTAACATAGATTCTTTTAAGATTGATTTGAAAGCTTTACCTCAAGGTATAACCGAAAAGGAATTTAAGCTTACCAATGAATATTTTGAGGCAATCGATGCTCCTGATGTTCAGAGAGGCGAGTTGTCAAGTAGTCTGTCTGTCAATAGGACGGACGACTTCTTCGAACTCAATTTCCATACTGAGGGAGTGGTTCACATACCATGCGACATCTGTCTGGACGATATGGATCAAACCATTGAGACTAATGATAGGCTAGTCGTAAAATTCGGAGAAGAGTACTCAGAGGATGATGATCTGGTGACTGTGGCCGAGAACGAAGGAATACTCGATGTCGCCTGGTTTATCTATGAATTTATAGAACTCAATATTCCCATCAAGCATGTGCATGCACCTGGAAAATGCAACCCTGCTATGATTGAAAAGCTCAATGAGCATTCTGCCGCCCGAAGCGGTGAGGAAGAAGAGAAAAATGTAGATCCACGCTGGGAAGCTCTATTGAAATTGAAAAAATAA
- the rpmF gene encoding 50S ribosomal protein L32, with product MAHPKRRQSKTRTLKRRTHDKAVAPTLAVCPNCGAYYVYHTVCPTCGYYRGKVAIVKEAAE from the coding sequence ATGGCACATCCTAAAAGAAGACAGTCAAAGACACGTACACTTAAGAGAAGAACTCATGATAAGGCAGTAGCTCCTACATTGGCAGTTTGCCCTAATTGTGGTGCATACTATGTATACCACACTGTTTGCCCTACTTGCGGTTACTATCGTGGTAAGGTTGCAATCGTTAAGGAAGCAGCTGAATAA
- a CDS encoding beta-ketoacyl-ACP synthase III — protein sequence MGKINAVITGVGGYVPDYILNNEELSRMVDTTDEWITTRVGIKERRILTEEGLGTSYLARKAAKQLIQKTGVDPDTIDALIVTTTTPDYKFPSTASIVLGKLGLKNAFAFDFSAACCGFLYTLDVAASMIQSGRYKKIIVIGADKMSSLVDYTDRATCVLFGDGAGAVLVEATEEENVGVQNSYLRTDGQGLPFLHMKAGGSVCPPSHFTVDHRLHYLYQEGRTVFRYAVTDMSNDVMKIMEMNNLKADDVNWVIPHEANLRIIEAVTKRAGIPLDKVVVNIDHYGNTSAATIPLALWDAESQLKKGDNVIFTAFGAGFVHGASFYKWAYDGAAYGK from the coding sequence ATGGGTAAAATTAATGCTGTAATTACTGGTGTCGGTGGCTACGTGCCAGACTATATCCTCAACAACGAGGAATTGTCTCGCATGGTAGATACTACAGATGAGTGGATTACCACCCGTGTGGGTATCAAAGAGCGCCGCATCCTTACAGAGGAAGGCCTCGGAACAAGCTATCTGGCGCGTAAAGCTGCCAAGCAGTTGATTCAGAAGACTGGCGTTGATCCGGATACAATCGATGCACTGATTGTAACAACCACGACACCTGACTACAAGTTCCCTTCTACAGCATCTATCGTCCTCGGTAAGCTGGGCTTGAAGAATGCTTTTGCATTTGACTTCTCTGCAGCTTGCTGTGGATTCTTGTATACCCTTGATGTTGCAGCAAGCATGATTCAGAGTGGTAGATACAAGAAGATTATTGTGATTGGTGCTGATAAGATGTCTTCATTGGTAGATTACACAGACCGTGCTACTTGTGTTCTCTTCGGAGATGGAGCAGGTGCGGTTTTGGTGGAGGCAACTGAAGAGGAGAACGTTGGTGTTCAGAACTCATACCTTCGTACAGATGGACAAGGTTTGCCTTTCCTTCACATGAAGGCTGGTGGTTCTGTTTGCCCTCCATCACATTTTACAGTTGATCATCGCCTGCACTATCTTTATCAGGAAGGTCGTACTGTATTCCGTTACGCAGTAACAGATATGAGCAACGATGTGATGAAGATCATGGAAATGAACAATCTGAAGGCTGATGATGTGAACTGGGTAATTCCTCACGAGGCTAATCTCCGTATTATCGAGGCAGTAACCAAGCGTGCTGGAATTCCACTTGATAAGGTGGTTGTAAACATCGATCATTATGGAAATACTAGTGCAGCAACAATTCCATTGGCACTCTGGGATGCTGAAAGCCAATTGAAGAAGGGCGATAACGTCATCTTCACAGCATTTGGTGCAGGATTTGTACATGGCGCTTCTTTCTATAAGTGGGCGTATGATGGCGCTGCTTACGGAAAGTAA
- the era gene encoding GTPase Era, with the protein MHKAGFVNIVGNPNVGKSTLMNQLVGERISIATFKAQTTRHRIMGIVNTDDMQIVFSDTPGVLKPNYKMQEMMLAFSESALADADVLLYVTDVIENPEKNMEFLEKVKKMQIPVLLLINKIDQSDPKKLGDIVEKWHSLLPNAEILPISAKNKFGTDMLLKRIKELLPESPAFFDKDQLTDKPARFFVSEIIREKILLYYDKEIPYSVEVRVERFKEDEKRIHINAVIYVERDSQKGIIIGHQGIALKKVNTESRKALEKFFDKKIFLETFVKVDKDWRSSQRELDAFGYNPE; encoded by the coding sequence ATGCATAAAGCTGGTTTCGTAAATATAGTAGGTAACCCTAATGTGGGAAAAAGTACCTTGATGAATCAATTGGTGGGTGAACGTATTAGTATTGCAACTTTTAAGGCTCAGACAACCCGTCATCGTATCATGGGTATTGTGAATACTGATGATATGCAGATTGTATTTTCTGATACTCCTGGTGTTTTGAAGCCTAATTACAAGATGCAGGAGATGATGCTTGCCTTCTCGGAAAGTGCATTGGCGGATGCTGATGTGCTGCTTTATGTGACTGATGTGATAGAGAATCCAGAAAAGAACATGGAATTCTTGGAAAAGGTTAAGAAAATGCAGATTCCTGTACTCTTACTCATCAACAAGATTGATCAGAGTGATCCGAAGAAGTTGGGTGATATTGTTGAAAAATGGCACTCTTTGTTGCCTAATGCAGAGATTCTTCCTATCTCAGCGAAGAATAAATTCGGAACGGATATGCTCTTGAAACGCATTAAGGAACTCTTGCCGGAATCTCCTGCTTTCTTTGATAAGGATCAGCTGACAGACAAGCCTGCCCGTTTCTTCGTTTCAGAGATTATCCGAGAAAAGATTTTGCTCTATTATGATAAGGAGATACCTTATTCTGTAGAGGTAAGAGTGGAGCGATTTAAGGAAGATGAAAAACGTATCCACATCAATGCAGTGATTTATGTTGAACGTGATTCCCAAAAGGGTATCATCATCGGGCACCAGGGTATTGCATTGAAAAAGGTGAATACCGAGAGTCGTAAGGCTTTGGAAAAGTTCTTCGACAAGAAAATCTTCTTGGAGACTTTCGTAAAAGTTGATAAGGATTGGCGCAGCTCTCAGCGAGAACTTGATGCCTTTGGATATAATCCGGAATAA
- the der gene encoding ribosome biogenesis GTPase Der, with amino-acid sequence MANLVAIVGRPNVGKSTLFNRLTQSRRAIVSDTAGTTRDRQYSKCSWNGREFSVVDTGGWVVKSDDIFEDAIRKQVLVATEEADLVLFLVDVNTGLTDWDEDVALILRRAKLPVILVANKVDNSAEYYQAAEFYKLGLGDPQCISAATGGGTGDLLDMILDKLQDNPEEAIEEDIPRFAVVGRPNAGKSSIINAFIGEDRNIVTEIAGTTRDSIYTRYDKFGFDFYLVDTAGIRRKNKVSEDLEFYSVMRSIRAIENSDVCILMLDATRGIETQDMNIFQLIQKNNKSLVVVVNKWDLVEEKNQKVIDTFENAIRKRMAPFVDFPIIFASALTKQRIFRVLETAKEVYQNRKAHIGTSKLNEVMLPIIEAYPPQSIKGKYIKIKYCTQLPNTTIPSFVFYANLPQYVKENYRRFLENKIRENWSLHGCPINVFIRQK; translated from the coding sequence ATGGCAAATTTAGTAGCTATTGTAGGACGCCCTAATGTGGGTAAGTCTACTTTATTTAATCGTTTGACTCAATCACGTCGCGCTATCGTTAGTGATACTGCCGGTACTACTCGTGACCGTCAGTATAGTAAGTGCAGTTGGAATGGTAGAGAATTTTCGGTTGTTGATACCGGTGGTTGGGTTGTAAAATCTGATGATATTTTTGAAGATGCTATCCGCAAGCAGGTGCTTGTTGCTACAGAAGAGGCTGACCTGGTTCTCTTCCTGGTAGACGTTAACACTGGCCTTACTGATTGGGATGAAGACGTGGCGCTTATTTTGCGTCGTGCCAAATTGCCTGTTATCCTTGTTGCTAACAAGGTTGATAACAGCGCAGAGTATTATCAGGCTGCTGAGTTCTATAAGTTAGGCTTGGGGGATCCCCAGTGTATCAGTGCAGCCACAGGTGGTGGTACTGGTGATTTGCTTGATATGATTCTGGACAAACTTCAGGATAATCCTGAGGAGGCAATCGAAGAAGATATTCCTCGTTTTGCGGTAGTAGGTCGTCCGAATGCTGGTAAGAGTAGCATTATCAATGCTTTTATCGGTGAGGATCGTAATATCGTGACAGAAATTGCTGGTACTACACGTGATAGTATCTATACCAGATACGATAAGTTTGGTTTCGATTTTTACCTGGTTGATACAGCTGGTATCCGTCGTAAGAACAAGGTAAGCGAAGACTTGGAATTCTATTCTGTGATGCGTTCTATCCGTGCCATCGAGAATAGTGATGTCTGCATCCTGATGCTCGATGCTACCCGTGGTATCGAGACCCAGGATATGAACATCTTCCAGTTGATTCAGAAGAACAACAAGAGTCTGGTGGTTGTCGTAAACAAATGGGATTTGGTTGAGGAGAAGAATCAGAAGGTAATTGATACTTTTGAAAATGCAATCCGCAAGCGTATGGCTCCATTCGTAGACTTTCCTATCATCTTTGCTTCAGCCTTGACTAAGCAGCGTATTTTCCGAGTATTGGAAACTGCCAAGGAAGTTTACCAGAACCGTAAGGCTCATATTGGAACTTCTAAGTTGAATGAGGTGATGTTGCCTATTATCGAGGCATATCCTCCACAGAGCATAAAGGGTAAGTATATCAAGATTAAGTATTGCACCCAGTTGCCTAATACAACGATTCCTTCGTTTGTGTTCTATGCAAACTTGCCTCAGTATGTCAAGGAGAACTATCGCCGTTTCCTGGAGAATAAGATTCGTGAGAACTGGTCATTACATGGCTGTCCTATCAACGTCTTCATTCGTCAGAAGTAA
- a CDS encoding IS1182 family transposase → MAKIQIKSETRHELSFFPNSFDDYVPKDSKVRMVDRIVRSMDINPLMDTYDGIGAPPYSPKMLLSLVVFAYINGVYSCRGIADALKYDVRYMWICGGKQLSFATINRFRSHHMIKCIDFYFDAVVSILVEKGVISLEEQYVDGTKIESKANKYTFVWKKTVEKNRAKLLEKAYAALAQIKEQIRLNGGSDIREEDSKPATSAKDVERSARLCERQVKNLPKAKLTGREKQKLNTQIDHLFKASDKLCEYEKSLDILGERNSYSKTDPDATFMRLKEDAMNNGQTKPAYNLQIATENQYWTNFALYPNPTDTLTFKPFLDKYKKRYGKQSKSVTADSGYGSEENYEYLEMEEMTGYVKYNWFHKEQHKPFKEDAFNQANFYYNRDDDYYVCPMGQHMEPCGQRQTKSDSGYVSVITLYRAQRCDGCPLGSLCKKSKGNRTIYVNHKLNAYKKEAFLLLTSEEGLKHRSQRPIEPEAVFGQMKADMHYKRFRHFGKDKVYMDIGLFGIGFNLKKYLGIKR, encoded by the coding sequence ATGGCAAAGATACAAATAAAATCTGAAACTCGGCACGAATTGAGCTTTTTTCCTAACTCTTTCGATGATTATGTGCCAAAAGACAGCAAAGTTCGTATGGTGGATCGTATTGTTCGCAGTATGGACATCAACCCTCTCATGGATACCTATGATGGGATTGGTGCTCCTCCTTACAGTCCGAAGATGCTTCTAAGTTTAGTTGTTTTTGCCTATATCAATGGCGTTTATTCCTGTCGTGGCATAGCGGACGCACTTAAATACGATGTTCGCTATATGTGGATTTGTGGAGGTAAGCAACTGTCTTTCGCGACCATCAACCGCTTTAGATCCCATCATATGATTAAATGCATCGACTTTTATTTTGATGCAGTCGTCTCCATATTGGTTGAAAAGGGCGTGATTAGTCTGGAGGAACAATATGTTGATGGCACTAAGATAGAGTCGAAAGCAAACAAGTACACGTTTGTATGGAAGAAGACCGTGGAAAAGAACAGGGCTAAGCTCTTGGAAAAGGCATATGCTGCATTGGCTCAGATAAAAGAACAAATTCGCCTGAATGGCGGGAGTGACATTAGGGAAGAAGACAGCAAGCCAGCCACTTCCGCCAAGGATGTAGAGAGAAGTGCACGTTTGTGTGAGAGGCAAGTGAAGAACCTTCCTAAGGCAAAGCTTACAGGAAGAGAGAAGCAAAAGCTAAATACTCAGATAGATCACTTGTTCAAAGCCTCGGACAAACTGTGCGAGTATGAAAAATCACTGGATATACTGGGCGAGAGAAACAGTTACTCCAAGACCGATCCCGATGCGACCTTCATGCGCCTCAAGGAAGATGCCATGAACAATGGGCAGACAAAGCCTGCCTATAACCTTCAAATTGCGACAGAGAATCAATATTGGACGAATTTCGCCCTTTATCCCAATCCAACAGACACCCTGACCTTCAAGCCTTTTTTGGATAAGTACAAGAAAAGATATGGAAAGCAATCCAAGAGCGTCACCGCAGACTCAGGGTATGGTTCGGAGGAGAACTACGAGTACCTGGAGATGGAAGAGATGACGGGTTATGTAAAGTACAACTGGTTTCACAAGGAACAGCATAAGCCTTTCAAGGAGGATGCCTTCAACCAAGCGAACTTCTACTACAACAGGGATGATGACTATTATGTCTGCCCCATGGGACAACACATGGAACCTTGTGGACAACGGCAAACGAAAAGTGACTCCGGCTATGTGTCTGTCATTACATTATATAGAGCACAACGATGTGATGGATGTCCGCTTGGAAGTCTCTGCAAGAAATCCAAAGGCAACAGAACCATATATGTCAACCATAAACTGAATGCATATAAAAAGGAAGCCTTCCTGCTACTAACGTCTGAAGAGGGCTTGAAACACAGAAGCCAGCGACCGATAGAGCCGGAAGCTGTATTTGGGCAGATGAAGGCAGATATGCATTATAAGCGATTCAGGCATTTCGGAAAGGATAAAGTTTACATGGACATAGGGTTGTTCGGTATAGGATTCAATTTGAAGAAATATTTGGGGATAAAACGATAA
- a CDS encoding transposase has translation MKADMHYKRFRHFGMDKVYMDLGLFGMGFNLKKYLGIKR, from the coding sequence ATGAAGGCAGATATGCATTATAAGCGATTCAGGCATTTTGGAATGGACAAGGTTTACATGGATTTAGGATTGTTCGGAATGGGATTCAATTTGAAGAAATATTTGGGTATAAAACGATAA
- a CDS encoding ATP-binding cassette domain-containing protein gives MIEVRNLTKSFGDKVVLDNINVTFETGKTNLIIGQSGSGKTVLMKNLVGLLQPTSGEVLYDDRDFTQMSKKEKVLMRREMGMIFQSAALFDSLNVLENVMFPLDMFSTMNYRERVKRAQECLDRVNLIEAQQKYPGEISGGMQKRVAIARAIVMNPKYLFCDEPNSGLDPKTSLVIDELLSGITKDYNMTTIINTHDMNSVMGIGENICFIYQGHKEWQGNKDEVMTSTNEKLNDLVFASDLFRKVKEVELEEAKNK, from the coding sequence ATGATAGAAGTTAGAAATCTCACCAAGTCGTTTGGCGACAAGGTTGTATTAGACAATATAAACGTCACCTTTGAAACAGGAAAGACTAATTTGATAATCGGACAGAGCGGTTCCGGAAAGACCGTACTCATGAAGAATCTCGTAGGATTACTTCAGCCTACAAGTGGTGAAGTTCTCTACGATGACCGTGACTTCACCCAGATGTCGAAAAAAGAAAAAGTCCTGATGCGCCGCGAGATGGGAATGATTTTCCAAAGCGCAGCCCTGTTCGACTCTTTGAATGTACTTGAGAATGTCATGTTCCCACTTGATATGTTCTCTACTATGAATTACAGGGAGCGCGTAAAACGGGCTCAGGAATGCCTTGACCGCGTCAATCTGATTGAGGCTCAGCAGAAATATCCGGGTGAAATCTCGGGTGGTATGCAGAAACGAGTAGCTATTGCACGCGCCATCGTAATGAATCCAAAATACTTGTTCTGCGATGAGCCAAACTCAGGTTTGGATCCAAAGACCTCACTTGTGATAGACGAACTTCTTTCAGGCATCACCAAAGACTATAATATGACTACCATCATCAATACCCACGACATGAATTCGGTGATGGGCATTGGTGAAAACATCTGCTTTATCTACCAAGGTCATAAAGAATGGCAAGGCAACAAAGATGAAGTGATGACCTCAACAAACGAGAAACTCAACGATTTAGTCTTTGCTTCCGATCTCTTCCGCAAAGTAAAGGAGGTGGAGCTGGAAGAAGCTAAAAACAAATAA
- a CDS encoding MlaE family ABC transporter permease, which translates to MLIEKWLTTFGKYLILMGRSFSRPERMRMFLKQYIKEMSQLGIDSIGIVLLISFFIGAVICIQMKLNIQSPWMPRWVSGYTTREIMLLEFSSSIMCLILAGKVGSNIASELGTMRVTQQIDALDIMGVNSACYLILPKIIGLVTIMPFLVIFSSGMGIIGAYGTAYIGHILPPDDLTLGLQHSFNQWFVWMSIIKSLFFAFIISSVSSYFGYTVEGGSVEVGKSSTDAVVCSSVLILFSDVFLTQILS; encoded by the coding sequence ATGTTAATAGAAAAATGGCTTACCACCTTCGGTAAATATCTCATATTGATGGGACGTTCTTTTTCCCGTCCTGAGCGCATGCGCATGTTCTTGAAACAATACATCAAGGAGATGTCGCAATTGGGTATTGACTCTATTGGTATCGTTTTACTGATATCCTTCTTCATTGGAGCAGTTATCTGCATCCAGATGAAATTGAACATTCAGAGTCCATGGATGCCACGATGGGTTTCAGGTTACACCACTCGAGAAATCATGCTTCTGGAGTTCTCTTCAAGTATCATGTGTCTGATTCTCGCAGGTAAAGTGGGTTCTAATATCGCTTCGGAGTTGGGAACAATGCGTGTCACCCAACAGATTGATGCCCTTGATATCATGGGAGTGAATTCAGCATGTTACCTCATTCTACCTAAAATCATCGGCTTGGTTACCATCATGCCATTCCTGGTTATCTTCAGTTCTGGCATGGGTATCATCGGCGCCTACGGAACAGCGTATATTGGGCATATCCTACCACCAGATGATCTGACACTCGGCTTGCAGCATTCATTTAACCAATGGTTTGTATGGATGAGCATCATCAAGAGTCTTTTCTTTGCATTCATCATTTCCAGCGTATCTTCTTATTTCGGTTATACCGTAGAAGGTGGATCTGTTGAGGTTGGAAAATCGTCAACCGATGCTGTTGTCTGTTCTAGTGTTTTGATTCTGTTTTCAGATGTTTTCCTCACTCAAATTCTCTCGTAA
- the lptB gene encoding LPS export ABC transporter ATP-binding protein codes for MDEINNNEQQNQNSLVLRTEGLVKRYGKRTVANGVSINVKQGEIVGLLGPNGAGKTTSFYMTTGLVVPNEGHVFLGDQEITDFPVYKRARAGIGYLPQEASVFRKMSVEDNILSVLEMTGKPRSYQLQKLESLISEFRLNKVRKNKGDQLSGGERRRTEIARCLAIDPKFIMLDEPFAGVDPIAVEDIQHIVWQLKYRNIGILITDHNVQETLTITDRAYLLFEGKILFQGKPEELAENKIVREKYLSNSFVLRKKDFQLIDEQKRAKEVATDG; via the coding sequence ATGGACGAAATTAACAATAACGAACAGCAAAATCAGAATTCTCTGGTTTTGCGAACAGAGGGATTGGTGAAGCGCTATGGTAAACGAACGGTTGCCAATGGAGTTTCTATCAATGTGAAGCAAGGAGAAATTGTGGGATTACTGGGACCTAATGGTGCTGGTAAGACAACTTCTTTCTATATGACAACTGGACTTGTTGTGCCTAATGAGGGACATGTCTTTCTGGGAGATCAGGAAATTACAGATTTTCCTGTATACAAACGTGCCCGTGCGGGAATCGGATACCTGCCTCAGGAGGCCAGTGTTTTCCGCAAGATGAGTGTTGAGGACAATATACTTTCAGTCTTGGAAATGACAGGAAAACCACGTAGTTATCAGTTGCAGAAGTTAGAGAGTCTTATTAGCGAGTTTCGTCTCAATAAGGTTCGTAAGAATAAGGGTGACCAGCTTTCCGGAGGTGAGCGTCGTCGTACAGAGATTGCCCGTTGTCTGGCTATTGACCCGAAGTTTATCATGCTCGATGAGCCATTTGCTGGTGTTGACCCTATTGCGGTAGAAGATATTCAGCATATTGTATGGCAGTTGAAGTATCGCAATATCGGTATTTTGATTACCGACCATAATGTACAGGAGACTCTGACCATTACAGACAGAGCCTATCTGCTGTTCGAAGGTAAGATTCTTTTTCAGGGCAAACCAGAGGAATTGGCAGAGAATAAGATTGTGCGCGAAAAGTATCTGAGTAACAGTTTTGTGCTCAGAAAGAAGGACTTTCAGCTCATAGATGAGCAAAAAAGAGCCAAAGAAGTAGCGACTGATGGTTAA
- the tig gene encoding trigger factor: MKISFENPDKINGLLTLVVEEEDYKNDVEKTLKDYRKKANVPGFRPGQAPMGMIKRQFGPSVKMEAINKLVGQQIYKYVQDNNIQMLGEPLPSEKQEPADLEKGTSFTFMFDIAVAPEFKVTLNGRDKVDYYNITVDDKILDQQIDMYAQRAGSYEKAEKYEENDLLKGDLRELDENGNTKEGGITVEGAILMPSYIKVDEQKNLFNDAKLGDVITFNPKKAYPENDTEVSSLLKIEREAVKDLESEFSFQITEIQRFKKHEINEELFKQVLGEDTDVKDEAAFRAKIAEGLQAQLVNDSDYKFILDVREHCEKKVGELQFPDALLKRIMLANNKDKGEEFVEKNYAESIKELTWHLIKEQLIKAQDIKVDDNDLMETAKEAARAQFAQYGMNNIPEEYIENYAKEILKKGDATDALVDRSIDRKLAAALKTAVKLNEKEISVEDFNKMMQE; the protein is encoded by the coding sequence ATGAAAATTTCATTTGAAAATCCTGACAAGATTAATGGTCTTTTGACCCTTGTTGTCGAAGAGGAAGATTACAAGAATGATGTCGAGAAGACATTGAAAGATTATCGTAAGAAGGCTAATGTTCCAGGTTTCCGTCCTGGTCAGGCTCCTATGGGTATGATTAAGCGTCAGTTCGGTCCATCTGTAAAAATGGAAGCTATCAACAAGCTCGTTGGTCAGCAGATTTACAAGTATGTACAGGACAACAATATCCAGATGCTCGGTGAGCCTCTCCCATCAGAGAAGCAGGAGCCAGCTGACTTGGAGAAGGGTACTTCTTTTACATTTATGTTTGATATCGCTGTTGCTCCAGAGTTCAAGGTAACTCTCAATGGTCGCGACAAGGTTGATTATTATAACATCACAGTTGATGATAAGATTCTCGATCAGCAGATTGATATGTACGCTCAGCGTGCAGGTAGCTATGAGAAGGCTGAGAAGTACGAGGAGAATGACCTTTTGAAGGGTGACTTGCGTGAGCTTGATGAAAATGGCAATACCAAGGAAGGTGGTATCACTGTAGAGGGTGCTATCCTGATGCCTAGCTACATCAAGGTTGACGAGCAGAAGAATCTCTTCAACGATGCTAAGCTCGGTGATGTAATCACATTCAACCCTAAGAAGGCTTATCCAGAGAACGATACTGAGGTTTCTTCACTCCTGAAGATTGAGCGTGAAGCTGTTAAGGACTTGGAGTCAGAGTTCAGCTTCCAGATTACAGAAATCCAGCGTTTCAAGAAACATGAAATCAACGAAGAGCTCTTTAAGCAGGTTCTCGGCGAGGATACTGACGTGAAGGACGAGGCTGCTTTCCGTGCTAAGATTGCAGAGGGCTTGCAGGCACAGCTCGTTAACGATTCTGATTATAAGTTCATTCTCGATGTTCGCGAGCACTGCGAGAAGAAGGTTGGTGAATTGCAGTTCCCGGATGCACTCTTGAAACGTATCATGTTGGCTAACAACAAGGATAAGGGCGAGGAGTTCGTAGAGAAGAACTATGCTGAGAGCATCAAGGAGTTGACATGGCATCTTATCAAGGAGCAGCTCATCAAGGCTCAGGACATCAAGGTTGATGACAATGACCTGATGGAGACAGCTAAGGAGGCAGCTCGTGCTCAGTTCGCTCAGTATGGTATGAACAACATTCCTGAGGAGTACATTGAGAACTATGCTAAGGAAATCCTCAAGAAGGGTGACGCTACAGATGCACTTGTAGATCGCTCTATCGATCGTAAGTTGGCTGCAGCTCTGAAAACAGCAGTAAAGCTTAACGAAAAGGAGATTTCTGTAGAAGATTTCAACAAGATGATGCAGGAATAA